From Flavobacteriales bacterium, a single genomic window includes:
- a CDS encoding CHASE3 domain-containing protein, whose product MSTEQVDKEIQPKTEKRFWELKSAEFDRLMDKLSLKEKIIGSFMVGTVLVLIMGGVALWNAVLMDNQFGFVIEHDAPVIENTQTLMKLVVDMKTGQRGFLITGNDLFLEPYINEEKEFSRLID is encoded by the coding sequence GTGAGCACAGAACAGGTAGATAAGGAGATACAACCAAAAACTGAAAAACGATTTTGGGAGCTTAAAAGTGCCGAGTTCGATAGGTTGATGGATAAACTGAGCCTAAAGGAAAAGATTATTGGCTCCTTTATGGTTGGTACCGTTCTCGTACTTATAATGGGAGGGGTTGCACTTTGGAATGCCGTTTTGATGGATAACCAATTTGGTTTTGTAATTGAACACGATGCCCCGGTAATTGAAAATACCCAAACCCTAATGAAGTTAGTGGTAGATATGAAAACTGGACAACGGGGGTTTCTAATTACTGGTAACGACTTGTTTCTGGAGCCTTACATTAATGAAGAAAAAGAATTTTCGCGACTTATTGATTAA